The Sphingobacterium lactis sequence TTCAGGAACACCAATAAGGTCAACAATCCGGCCTGGATCATCAACCCAATTTGGGTGATAAAAACGAGACGATATTTCTTATGCCGATCCACAAATGCACCAATAAAGGGCGATAGGATCAACGAAGGCAAGAGGGACACGAAGGACACAAACCCCAACCAAAATACGGACTCTGTTAATTGATAGACCAACCAACTGATGGCAATCCGCTGCATCCAGGTACCTAAAAGTGAGATTGCTTGTCCGATAACGTGTAATCTATAGTTTGGATACTTAAGGGATCTGAATATTTGCATGGATGCAGAAATGTATTTAAGTAAAGATAAGCAATTGAAATACAACAGGGATTTGGTTAAAAATCCTCAGTAGTATAACAGCAAAAATGGCCTTTTTGTTGTAATTCATGAAAAATTAAGCGGCAAAGCGCAGAAATATCTTATAGATGAAGGAGATATCTTCAAATGTTGAAACAATATAACTACCTTTGCACAAGTTTCGGCACACAGGCTGAATATCTAGAAAACAAATAAATTCAACACAATCATGAAATTTTTTATTGATACCGCAAACCTAGCACAAATCAAAGAAGCACAAGACCTTGGTGTTTTGGATGGAGTAACGACCAACCCTAGTTTAATGGCCAAAGAAGGCATTTCTGGTGAAGAAAACGTGATCAATCACTACAAGGCTATCTGTGATATCGTTGAAGGAGATGTTAGTGCGGAGGTAATTTCCACGGATTATGAAGGGATGATCAAGGAAGGTGAAGCACTTGCTGCCTTGGATAGCAAGATCGTTGTGAAGGTCCCAATGATCAAGGACGGTATTAAAGCGATCAAATATTTCAGCAAAAAAGGTATCAAAACCAACTGTACATTGGTATTTTCAGCGGGTCAGGCTTTGTTGGCAGCTAAGGCTGGCGCAACGTATGTATCCCCTTTTATCGGTCGTTTGGATGATATTTCTGTGGATGGTTTGGGCTTGATCGAAGAAATCCGTGAAATCTATGACAACTATGGTTTTGAAACGGAAATCTTGGCTGCTTCCGTACGTCACAGCGCACATATTTTAGGTTGTGCGAAGATCGGAGCAGACGTGATGACTGGTCCTCTTTCGGCAATTTTAGCGTTGTTGAAGCACCCGCTTACGGATAGTGGATTGGCTCAATTCTTAGCTGACCACGCAAAAGCTGCAGGTAAATAATAAGACTACTGTCAAAATAAAGGAAACCTCGGTACTGTTCGTACCGAGGTTTTTTTATGCGCCATATAATTCGTAATTTTAACGGTATGAAAGCGGACGCGAGCACAGAAATTACGGGAGAAAAATTGGAGGAATTCCAACATATTTTAAAGGCCAATCAACTCAAGGTAACCCAGCCTAGGCTTCGCGTTTTGGATACCATCTCCACCAAGACATCTGCTATTTCTCAACCCGAATTGGAGAAGATTTTAGGCAGTGAAATTGACCGCGTAACGCTTTATAGAATTTTAGCAAATTTCGAAGAAAAAGGTATTCTTCATAAAGTTTTTGACTTGAACGGAACGGCCACTTATGCCTTCTGTTCGACCAAGTGTTCAGCCGATCACCATCATGATCAACACGTGCATTTCATCTGCTCAGTTTGTAATTCGGTATTCTGTCTCGACGAAATCGCACTACCAAAGGTGAAGCTCCCGAACAATTTTTCACTACATTCCATCGCGATAAATGCGGTTGGACTGTGTGACTCCTGCAACGAAAAACAAGCGTAAATTTTCCATTTTTTTCTTTAAATTGCCACGCATATCCTCGCATGGCAATGAAAATCTATCTGCCCTTTTTAGAAGCAAAAACCATAGCTAAACTAAAATTTTTAAATTTGCTAATATTTAGTTTTTATATTTTTAAACGTTTGTTTCATAGCCACTTATATACTATCAATAACATTTAAATTTCAAAACAATATTTTTAGCAAAATAGAGTTAAAAAGAGCTTATTTCTCATTTATTGCTACAAATCAGCAACTTACAAAAATTAATCCATAAAACAGTTTTAGCAATTATATTATTACATGCTAATATTCAGCTAATTACAACAGCTAAAAACAATTGATTATTTATTTAAAAATGGGATAAACATTTCGAAAGATATTTTTCACCCTATTCAAACAAAAATGGGATGAAATGAGTATCTTAGATACGGAGTCAGATTTGCACGGCAATAAATCGTTTTCAGGAACGGCCGACCATCCTCTCCCCTTCCCTACCAAAAACAAAAATCTGTAGGGATTGATGTATTAAAGAACAAACTATGAGATCAAAAAAAGAGAATCCCTACAAGGAAGTAATGACCCAACTGATTGTAGACATTTTTGAAAAATCAGGAAACACCCCCCTCAATTATAAGCAAGTTGCCGCTAAGCTAAACATAAAGGAAAATGATGCTAAAAATGCTTTAGCAGATTTACTCGCGGATGTCACGAAAGAAGGAAAATTCATTCAGCCTGAACGAGGCAAATTCCAACTCAAACAGCTACATGTTTATGTGACCGGTAAGGTCGATATGACAGCCGATGGTTCGGCTTACATTGTACCGGATGACGAAACCGAAGGAGACATCTTCGTGGCTCCCCGCAAACTCCGCCAAGCGCTGCACAACGACATCGTCAAGGTGCATGTGTACGAACGCAAAAAAGGACGCAAGCGCGAGGGTGAGGTGGTCGAAATTCTGCAGCGTGCGAAGACCGATTTCACCGGTACGATAGACATTTCCAAATCCTACGCTTTTTTCCAACCGGACGACAGAAAGATGTTGCACGATATATTCATTCCACTGGACAACCTGAACGGCGCGAAGAATGGAGAAAAAGTTGTTGTCTCGATTTTGGAGTGGCCGAAAAATGCAAAGAACCCGATCGGTCGGGTGAAGAATATCTTGGGCAAGAAAGGCGAGAACAATACGGAAATGAACGCCATCCTGGCGGACTTCGGATTTCCGTTGGAGTTCCCAGCAAAAGTGGAAGAGGAAGCAAACGCAATCCCCGATACCATTTCGCCGGAAGAGATTGCCAAAAGACAGGATTTCCGCCAGACGACAACCTTTACCATTGACCCTGCCGACGCAAAGGATTTTGATGACGCCATTTCTTTCAAGAAATTGGAGAATGGAAATTACGAGGTGGGCGTGCATATTGCCGACGTCTCCCATTATGTCATCCCGGATTCCATCCTGGACAAAGAAGCTTTCGAACGCGGAACATCCGTCTACCTGGTGGACAGAGTAATCCCAATGCTTCCTGAGCGACTTTCCAACAACCTGTGTTCCCTTCGTCCAAACGAGGACAAACTGTGCTTCTCTGCGGTATTCGAGCTCGACGAGAAAGCCAATGTCATGGACCAATGGTTTGGCAGGACGGTTATTCATTCAGATCGCAGATTCTCCTACGAAGAAGCGCAGGAAGTAATTGAAGGCAAGGCAGACGATCTTTCCGAGGAAATCTTGAAGCTGAACGAGCTCGCGCTTATCCTTCGCGAACGGAAGTTTAAGGCCGGAGCCATCAGTTTTGAAACGGATGAGGTGAAGTTCCACTTGGATGAGAACGGCAAGCCTACTGGAGTGTATACCAAGGTCCGCAAGGAAGCACACAAGCTGATCGAGGATTTCATGCTGCTGGCCAACCGGAAGGTTGCGGAATACATCGGCAAGATGGGCAAGGGCAAGAACAAACTACCGTTCGTTTACCGTTTCCACGACGTACCTAATCCGGAAACCCTGACGAGCTTCTCCCAGTTTGCTTCCCGCTTTGGCCACCGCCTGAGCATCAAATCGGACAAGGAAACTGCAAAATCACTGAATTCCCTGATGACGAAGATCGAGGGCACAAAGGAGCAGAACCTCCTGACGTCCCTAGCGATCCGTTCCATGGCAAAAGCCATCTATACCACAAAGGGTACATCCCACTATGGATTAGCCTTTGACTACTACACGCACTTTACCTCCCCTATCCGCCGATACCCCGACGTGATGGTCCACCGCTTACTCCAGTATTACCTGGATGGCGGAAGAAAGGTCAATGCCGAGCATTACGAGAAAATGTCGGAGCACTCTTCCCAAATGGAAAAGAAAGCTGCGGAGGCAGAAAGAGCATCCGTAAAATACAAACAGGCAGAATTCCTACAAGATCAGATCGGCACAGAATACACAGGAATTGTTTCCGGTGTGACCGAATGGGGAATGTACGTGGAGATCGAAGAGAACAAATGTGAAGGTATGGTTCGCTTGCGCGACATCACGGATGACTTCTACACCCTGGATGAAAAGAATTACGCCATCATCGGGCAGCGCAAAAAGAAAGTCTACCAGTTGGGCGACGAAGTGCAGATCAAGGTTAAGAAAGTAGACCTGGAAAAAAGACAGATCGACTTTACCCTATTGAGTTAATCAGCAAAAAAACATAAAATCGAAAATGCCGGCCCTATGGACCGGCATTTTTCATTCACTTTGAAATTTTTCAATCGGGTTCCGAAAAAAAACTGACGGGCAGTTCAAAAACGGGCCCCATCCCTAGGGTTGGGTTTATTAGTAGCTTGTGTGATCATTTAACGTTAAATACGCACACAAAATCAGCACCATTTACTCCCTACCGGGGAAAATACCTACAAATTACCTGTTTTCAGGTACAAATGGGAAACCGCTAATTCTTACAAACAGCATTTAACCACACCAATAGCCATAATCATGACCTAATAACTCATCAGCATGCTCAGGTACATTCGCATGAGCTACCGACTTTACTTTTGGGGTTAGATTTGTTCTGAGTTTTCCGTTTTAGGACAGTTCATTGGGGTAAGATTTACGACCTCGTTTGCGGCATTGCTGGTCCATTGTTGGGGAATATGCAAAATTTATAAAAAACTTATGGCACAACTCTTTAGAGTATAGAATATTCTTTATATCTTTGCGGACTTAAAATAATTTTTTAAACAAAATCTTAAAAAGAAAAACAGGTAAATGCCTACTATTCAACAATTAGTTAGAAAAGGTAGAGTAGCTCTGGTTGACAAGAGTAAATCACCAGCGTTGGATTCATGTCCACAGCGAAGAGGTGTGTGTACGCGTGTATACACTACTACCCCTAAGAAACCAAACTCAGCAATGCGTAAAGTGGCTCGTGTTCGTTTAACGAACGGTAAAGAGGTGAATGCTTACATCCCAGGAGAAGGTCACAACTTACAAGAACACTCTATCGTGTTAATCCGTGGCGGTCGTGTTAAAGACTTACCAGGAGTTCGTTACCACATCATCCGTGGTGCATTAGATACTTCCGGTGTAGCAGGTCGTAACCAACGTCGTTCTAAATACGGAACAAAACGTCCTAAACCAGGACAAGCAGCGGCTCCAACAAAAGGTAAGAAATAATTAAACGGAGGAAAATAAAATGAGAAAAGCAAAACCAAAAAAGAGAATCATTTTACCTGATCCAAAGTTTAATGATGTTCAGGTAACTCGTTTCGTAAACAACATGATGTTCGACGGTAAGAAATCTATCGCGTACTCCATTTTTTACGATGCAGTTGAATTAGTAGAGCAAAAGACACAAGAGAACGGTCTTGAGACTTGGAAAAAAGCACTTAACAATGTAATGCCAGCGGTAGAGGTTAAATCTCGTCGTGTAGGTGGTGCAAACTTCCAGGTTCCTATGGAAGTTCGTCCTGAGCGTAAAATCGCTTTAGGTATGAAATGGTTAATTTCTTACGCTCGCAAACGTGGTGAAAAAACCATGTTCGAGAAATTAGCGGGAGAGATCATTTCAGCTTCTAAAGGTGAAGGTGCTGCTGTTAAGAAGAAAGAAGATACGCACAAGATGGCGGAAGCTAACAAAGCGTTCT is a genomic window containing:
- the rpsG gene encoding 30S ribosomal protein S7: MRKAKPKKRIILPDPKFNDVQVTRFVNNMMFDGKKSIAYSIFYDAVELVEQKTQENGLETWKKALNNVMPAVEVKSRRVGGANFQVPMEVRPERKIALGMKWLISYARKRGEKTMFEKLAGEIISASKGEGAAVKKKEDTHKMAEANKAFSHFRF
- a CDS encoding Fur family transcriptional regulator yields the protein MKADASTEITGEKLEEFQHILKANQLKVTQPRLRVLDTISTKTSAISQPELEKILGSEIDRVTLYRILANFEEKGILHKVFDLNGTATYAFCSTKCSADHHHDQHVHFICSVCNSVFCLDEIALPKVKLPNNFSLHSIAINAVGLCDSCNEKQA
- the fsa gene encoding fructose-6-phosphate aldolase, whose product is MKFFIDTANLAQIKEAQDLGVLDGVTTNPSLMAKEGISGEENVINHYKAICDIVEGDVSAEVISTDYEGMIKEGEALAALDSKIVVKVPMIKDGIKAIKYFSKKGIKTNCTLVFSAGQALLAAKAGATYVSPFIGRLDDISVDGLGLIEEIREIYDNYGFETEILAASVRHSAHILGCAKIGADVMTGPLSAILALLKHPLTDSGLAQFLADHAKAAGK
- the rpsL gene encoding 30S ribosomal protein S12 gives rise to the protein MPTIQQLVRKGRVALVDKSKSPALDSCPQRRGVCTRVYTTTPKKPNSAMRKVARVRLTNGKEVNAYIPGEGHNLQEHSIVLIRGGRVKDLPGVRYHIIRGALDTSGVAGRNQRRSKYGTKRPKPGQAAAPTKGKK
- the rnr gene encoding ribonuclease R; the protein is MRSKKENPYKEVMTQLIVDIFEKSGNTPLNYKQVAAKLNIKENDAKNALADLLADVTKEGKFIQPERGKFQLKQLHVYVTGKVDMTADGSAYIVPDDETEGDIFVAPRKLRQALHNDIVKVHVYERKKGRKREGEVVEILQRAKTDFTGTIDISKSYAFFQPDDRKMLHDIFIPLDNLNGAKNGEKVVVSILEWPKNAKNPIGRVKNILGKKGENNTEMNAILADFGFPLEFPAKVEEEANAIPDTISPEEIAKRQDFRQTTTFTIDPADAKDFDDAISFKKLENGNYEVGVHIADVSHYVIPDSILDKEAFERGTSVYLVDRVIPMLPERLSNNLCSLRPNEDKLCFSAVFELDEKANVMDQWFGRTVIHSDRRFSYEEAQEVIEGKADDLSEEILKLNELALILRERKFKAGAISFETDEVKFHLDENGKPTGVYTKVRKEAHKLIEDFMLLANRKVAEYIGKMGKGKNKLPFVYRFHDVPNPETLTSFSQFASRFGHRLSIKSDKETAKSLNSLMTKIEGTKEQNLLTSLAIRSMAKAIYTTKGTSHYGLAFDYYTHFTSPIRRYPDVMVHRLLQYYLDGGRKVNAEHYEKMSEHSSQMEKKAAEAERASVKYKQAEFLQDQIGTEYTGIVSGVTEWGMYVEIEENKCEGMVRLRDITDDFYTLDEKNYAIIGQRKKKVYQLGDEVQIKVKKVDLEKRQIDFTLLS